The sequence below is a genomic window from Meiothermus sp. Pnk-1.
AAATCCCCGAGATCGCCCGTAACCTACAGGTAGCGGCGGACTAACCCGGCGGACCCCCTCAGGGGTAGCGCTGGGGGGTGCTGTAATAAGCCCCTTTCCCAAGGTTTCGCACCGCCGCGTAGTAGGTGTAGGCCAGGACGTAGCACTGGTCCTTACGGGGGTCCCACCAGGGCAGGTCGCCGCACACCGATTTCAGGTTGGACAAGAAGCGGTCGTCCACGTACTTGCGATAGGTCTCGCTGCGCCCTCGAGCGTACTGCGGCACGTTGCGGTAGCCGAAGTCGTGGTGGTTGCAGGGGTCTTTAAAGTTGAGGAGCAGCGGTTTGTCAGGGGAATAGCTGCACCCGTTGTTGCTCCAATCGGGGCCGCTGTAGGCGCGGTAGTAACGGGCGAAAAAGGTAGTGTACGGAATGGCGGTCGCCAGGTAGACGGTGTAGTCGAAGTTGGGCCAGCGCGCCTCCTGGGCGGTTATCCCGCTCAGCCCCTCCAATTGCGACTGGAGCTGGGCGAGCTCGCGCTCCACCCGGGCAAACTCGGGTTGCAGCACGCCCTGGATCTCCTGCAGCTCCCCTTCGCTCAGGGCGTCGATCTGCTCCGGGGTGAGGGCGGCAAT
It includes:
- a CDS encoding phospholipase A2, with product MRVALLVLFLLLAACGSQTSAPSWTLERIAALTPEQIDALSEGELQEIQGVLQPEFARVERELAQLQSQLEGLSGITAQEARWPNFDYTVYLATAIPYTTFFARYYRAYSGPDWSNNGCSYSPDKPLLLNFKDPCNHHDFGYRNVPQYARGRSETYRKYVDDRFLSNLKSVCGDLPWWDPRKDQCYVLAYTYYAAVRNLGKGAYYSTPQRYP